From the genome of Papaver somniferum cultivar HN1 unplaced genomic scaffold, ASM357369v1 unplaced-scaffold_21, whole genome shotgun sequence:
gattgtgaaaatgaccatattacccttactagaaataagttaACAAATATCAcagagacagtgaaaatgaccaaactacgcttatcaaaaataagtaaagtaaatattatagactgtgaaaatgactattttacccttactggaagtaaatgcaataaatattatgaagactgtcaaaatgaccaaactacccttattagaaataagtgcagtaaatatcacacagacggtgaaaatgactatactgcccttattggaaattagtgaaataaatattatggagactgtgaaaataaccagactacccttatcaaaataactaaagtaaatattacagaatgTGAAagtgactattttacccttactgaaaataattgcaataaatattatggagactgtcaaaatgaccaaatatccttactggaaataagtgcaataaatatcacacagacggtgaaaatgaccatactacccttactgaaagttagtgaaataaatattatggagactgtgaaaatgaccagactacccttatcaaactaagtaaagtaaatattacagaatgtgaaaatgactattttacccttactggaaataagtgcaataaatattatggagactgtcaaaatgaccagactatccttatcggaaataagtaaagtgaatttgacagacaatgaaaatgaccatactacccttactggaaataagtgcaataaatattatggagactgtgcattaagggtaatatggtgatATGGTAGTTTGGTCATTAAGGGTAacaatctccataatatttattgcgctaatttccattaagggtaatatggtaattttcatagtttgtaatatttactttacttatttccgacaagggtagtttggtcattttcacagtctccataacatttattaaccttatttccagtaagggtacaATGGGAATTTTCACAtactgtaatatttacttgacttattGTTGATAACGGcagtttggtcattttatagtctccatgatgtttattgcattaaTTTATAGTAAGGGTactatggtcattttcacagtctgaaatatcaactttacttatttttaataagggtagtctggtcattttcacactctcaataatatttattgcactaatttccagtaactgtaatatggtcatttttacagtctgtaatatttactttacttatttccaataagggtagtctggtcattttcagagtctccataatatttattgcatatgtttccaataagggtaaagtggtcattttcattgtctataatatttactttacttatttttgataagggtagtttggtaattttaTAGCCTCCATGAtaattattgcacttatttccagtaagggtaatatggtcattttcagtatgtaatatttactttacttatttttgataagggtagtttggtcattttcatagtctccatgatatttattgcatttatttccagtaagggtaatatggtcattttcatagtctgtaatatttattttacttaattctgataagggtagtatggtcattttcatagtccccAGAATATgtattacacttatttccagtaagggtaaaatagtcattttcagagtatgtaatatttactttacttatttttgattagggtagtttggtcattttcatgatatttattgcacttatttctagtaagggtaatatagtcattttcatagtctccatgatatttattgcacttatttctagtaagggtaattatggtcattttcaaaatgtgtaatatttcctttacttatttccgataagggtagtctggtcattttcacagtctccataatatttattgcacttatttccagtaagggtagaatagtcattttcacattctgtaatatttactttacttatttcttataagggttgtatggttattttcacagtctgtaatatttactttacttatttccgataaggatagtccgGTCATTTTCAcattttccataatatttattgcactaatttccattaaaggtaatatggtcattttcatagtctgtaatatttacttcacttatttctgataagggtagtctggttatTTTCACAttctgcataatattttgttgcacttttttccattaagggtgatattttgtaatatttactttacttattttcgataagggtagtctggtcattttcacattcttcggaatttttattgcacttattccgataagggtagtctgataATTTTCACCGTCTTCGGAAGAAGCAGATATGTCAAGTCAAATTTCTATAGagtcatgacttgttgacttggtcttcatcatgttttctaatattaagaaaattaaaaagaaaattgtattttgatttatagaaatgaaatataattgttagtttatataaatgtgggaaaattagtgacaagtaaaattcaaagtgttatcattttggggttgttttagatgtggtgaaatatttgggtggaattatcactttgaattataattgtgattgtgtgtaaaattgtcaacaaatattattgtgactaataaaagaatttaatattcctaaAAGAAGTTTAACTTAACTAGGAAAGATATGCAACTAAATATAGATAATCTAAGTAAGGAAATAATAAGCAACAGGTTTGGTGTCGCAACAGAAACCAAAATTTGGCTTcatcatagaatttgatgaaatCTCATAGAATTTGATGAATAAAATTTGATTAAACCAATTTTCAAATTTgaagtttttgtatcaattttttaaaatttggaagttttgtatcaatttattttaagatggagttttaatgaatcccaacatttaAGTGGGGTTTttataccacaagtttggtcaccttgagtTTTTACGACTAGTTTTGTTAATTTGTTATACAGTCTTGACTCTAATCGACGAGAGGTAACTTCCATTGCACACCATATATGTAGTCATGAATGTGTTATACAGTTTTGACTTTCGTCTCCataaataaataaagttttaACGTGTTAGGAATAAGCTCAAATTTCTTAAGTTGATTCTTCCTAACAAATTTGGAACTATGGCGAAGAATGCTCTCATattctctcctttcttttttgGTTTACTTTTCCTATTTTTGATTCCTCTGATCTCCGGGTAAGTTTTCATCTATTGGTTTTAATTCTGCCTTTAAAATTTTGAAACTAAAGGAGAaacatattttgattctttgattattaAATAACATTGTTTCTCTAACAAttatctctttttgtttttcggttttgttttgtttgtgtgATTTACAGACAAGGAGGTGGTGTGAGAGGTCAAGCTTGGAGTAGCGCCCCTTTCGCATCTAGGGTTCAGCAGAATACTTGTTTTGGTTGTGATGGTTATTGCAAATCACTTGCGCTTCCCACAGGATTCTCTACCCAGAATTCAGGTGTGAAAACCGGGCAGTGCTCTCAGCTTGCTGCTAACGGACCTGTTACAGAGTATCTTTGCTTGTGTGGTGTGGTTTGAAGCAAACTTAAGAATCCTATGAATGTCCTTATGAATTGAATATTTTTAATTGCACGACCGTTATCAAACACATCTGCCATCTCTTTCTCATCACAAGTGTAACCACAAAATAAGCAATGAATGAAGAAAAACCgttgtattttatttattattcgtGTTTTGTTGGCTACAAGTAGTTTTTCTTTATTgtagggaaaattaggcgcaggccaaaaaaaaataatattttcattgtcgggcccacaattaattttaggtaccgtgacatccaaaattttccaaaattactcagaatcaatacataactcgttgTGCATGCTATTTTTTCAGGGATAACTCTTTATGCATattattttttcaggggtataattggcaacgcaactgggacataacatatctaaaaaaccgcgccttggaattttacaaattttatatcgttggaaatcttttaaagagatctatgcaacgagtacaaacaacaatatcaaatttttgtttttcacgaaaaaatcggaggtgatcatcattttaggcaaaattttcgaaaatttgATACATAATCATTATACAgctaccaaaaaagatgcataacacattctgtagacgcataacgaattatgcaaccattttctcgactgcataataaattatgcatctgcataacaaagttatgcatctataacaagttatgtagtgcgtacataaaaaattgatgcataaatgcatcatgcatccatatttaaggttgcatatcaggttatgcatctgttttctcgatgcataaaagattgtgcagcaattttctcgatgcataatgcattatgccgccatattttcggatgcataacaggttatgcatctattttcacgattgcataacatgttatgcagatattattgtaggtgcatcacaagttatagagttttttttttttttggtttcaatagtgacaaaaaagttgctgcataacgtgttatgctacCGTTTTTGGACTACATAACAAGTAATGCGACAAATTTTGTAGATTGATAATAGGTTATGCCTCCACTTTCacaactgcataacatgtcatgcagtcgttttctcgactgcatgacaggttatgcaacATAAAATTGTTCTTGCCCAAAGATTAATAGACAAGGTCAATAGGATTTACATTAGCTTTATATGAAAGAGATTCAAATATGGACTGACACATGAATTCTAAGATTCATAATGTTTAATACACTTCCTCCCAATGGATGACCATATTGCAGCTTATAAGCCTACTGTCAGTGTGTGGCGATTCCAGTTCCAAGATAGAGATGCTTTCACAGAACCGCAAAATAGCCATCAACTCTATCTCATGTGAATTTCAACATGTTAAATAGCCTATACATGAACAAACCAAATCTTTCCCCATAGTTTTCACACTATTAAACTCCTATGCTTCAATTTTTCCATCTATCTTATTTGCGTAAAACCATACACAAGTTTTCATATTGAATCAGTTCAATCCATATACAATAACACTTACATAATTAACCTAATCCAACATCTCTACACAAAATTTTCTAAACATGCTCACTATCCAGTGGCGCAAGTAGGTCATAGTGGCAAGTGCCGCAATCTCAATTAAACCCACAAACCAATTTTAAAGAAAGAAATACCTTTTGATTAAGTGATGGAGGTGtttctgaagaagaagataatctcATTTTCCAAAGCAAGtgatttctatcttcttgaattcttTTTAGACATTTCTCTCTGAGGTGTAAATGAAAATTGAACAGAAACCCATTATTAATTCATCGGTTTTacaaacaaaatcaacaaaattgaAGGGAACTGACAGAAAACAAAAAGAGCGAATTTAGGAAAATTATGTTAAAAATGGATGCGGAGAATGATGAGAAATACCTTTTGTTTCCAATTGTGTTGATTGGATTCAATATGAGTTCATATATGTCGATGGTTTCCGATTCATTCATGTGTTTGCAAGCTCTGAATTTTTGTTGGATGCCATGAAAGAAAAAACGAGGGAAAATAAGCAAAGAACAAATTTTAGAAAATCTGGATGTGGGAGAAATTTTCACCGAGAAAATGGTTGCGTGCCTGAATTTTTGGGACGATGGATTTCACAATAGACAAAATCTGAAAAATGAGTCTCCCTAAAATTTTCACATTATTTCTTTTTCGAGTCATTGCTTATCATGAACCTTAGCCCGATTACTTATCATGAACCAGGAGCCCGATTACTTATCGGAAACCTTTTAAAAGCCGCAAGGCCCGCAACAATCTAGATATGAGCATTCCCCACCCGCATAAACAATCTAGATATGAGACCCAATATAAACAAAACTCAGTCCGAACTAAAATCAATTTCAGTTACACTTCTTTTAATCATTTGCCATACTGGTCACCGGTGAATCTGTGCATCTAGCTTCTGTAAACAAGCTCGAAATGTTACCGTTTGAGAGGGTGAATCTTTTTTTACTGTATACCAGTATAAAAATTCAATTAATTTGCCTTGAAGTTGAGAAAACGTCAAAATACATGTGAAAATTCATCGAAACCACCAATTAATAACATTTCAAAATGTATTGATCAGTGTAAGATGCTGGGGTATTACTGTGAACGAGGACCTTGGTCGTCGTTAAGTCGGTGCTAAATCTATGTGCAAAGTCTATAAGATACAGCTTCAAGCCTCGCTTATCAAAGATTACAATACCAATCTGAAATCATGACAAGAAGAAGTAGTTTTGGCACTTTCGCTCATTTCTCCTGCAGTTTACTTTTCCTGGTTGTGATTGCTTTCATCTCAGGGTATTTACTTTATTGCTTACTACAACACTtatttttttgcaatttttttattgattttgttCACTTGATTCTCTTATCGTTTGATTGGTTTTGCAGAGGAGGAAGAGGTGTTAGTGCTCAAAAATGTACGGGGAAAGTTATTGGGATTAATGGGACTTTCGACGACTGTGTTAAGGCGTGCCAAACTTATTGTTCTCAGATCTACGGGCTTCAAGATCACCCTATTTCGTGGGAGTGCAATATTGAACAATCAGCTACTACCTATACTGAATCTAGTACCTACACTGAAGTATGCCATTGTTGCAGAGCTGATTAAAAATCCTCCTCATAGTGTCTCCATGGGCTAAGTCACACCGGGGCATTGGCTTACCATatctataccacggtttttttttttttttattagtaaaGAATATGATGCTTATGAGTTTCGACCACAGGTTATTAGTATTATCAGACTACCTTACCAACGTATTACGGTGACGTCGGGTTATACCATAGTTCTTATTAGTGTTGTATGTTGGTGGTTGCAA
Proteins encoded in this window:
- the LOC113339980 gene encoding uncharacterized protein LOC113339980; this translates as MTRRSSFGTFAHFSCSLLFLVVIAFISGGGRGVSAQKCTGKVIGINGTFDDCVKACQTYCSQIYGLQDHPISWECNIEQSATTYTESSTYTEVCHCCRAD